A genomic segment from Spinacia oleracea cultivar Varoflay chromosome 3, BTI_SOV_V1, whole genome shotgun sequence encodes:
- the LOC130469343 gene encoding uncharacterized protein: MKTMMLGLKEGEHVKVHCTKRTFNMEKDFEISVTVEDTDQLLSGAWLNISIIQVFATALSELCFHDDCHPNSIGFMCPEMISATMLKSDADRILLYMTRSMSALSSKTFILCPYYEKYENYFELRF, from the exons atgaaaactatgatgttgggattaaaagaaggggagcacgttaaggtacattgcactaaaaggacattcaatatggaaaaggactttgaaattagtgtcaccgttgaagacaccgatcaacttctctcgggagcatggctcaatatatcaataatacaagtttttgctac ggctttgagtgagttgtgttttcacgatgattgtcaccccaatagtattggattcatgtgcccggagatgatctcggccaccatgttaaagtccgatgcagatcgaattctattgtacatgacgaggtccatgagtgcacttagttctaagacattcatcttatgtccatactacgaaaagtatgaaaattactttgaacttcgtttttaa